CGCAAGTTCGGTGATAATGTTCATCTGCCCAAACGCCGCACAAATCCATTCGTGCATACGGCGATAACTTTCGACCGCCTTGAGTTCATACCACGGATCACCGGGCGGAATGATGACGCTGTAAGTCCAATCGGCATCGTGCGGCACGAGTCCGCCACCGGTAGTGCGGCGCACGAGCGGGCGCAGCAGAGTGGCTTGCGCGACCTCGTCGTATTTTTGAAAATAACCGAACGTCGCCGCCGGTTCACTCCAACTATAAAACCTCAAAATGGGCTGGCCCATGGACGCGGCAGTTTCAAGCAACGCACCATCCACCGCCATGTTCCACGCTGCTTGGCCCGCGCCGGATTTAAGCAGCCGCCAGGAATTTGAAATCGGCGAAGTCATTATAAATTTTGCGCGCTCTCCCACGAAAGGCGCGCGACAAAATTATTGTTCGCCCCAAATCGCTTTCACGTGAGCGATGCCTCGCTTGGCGTCTTCGGGCGACATGGAAGGGCCAAACTCGAACACTTTGAGATGCTCCGGCTTGACCATCGGCTTGAGCGCGGCGAAGTCCACCGTGCCCGAACCTGGCGGACAATGATCGCGCCCGGGAAATTGGACGTCGTGAACATGAAAACCATAAAGGCGTTCGCGCTGCGATTCCAAATGGTACGCGTGATCAATGAAACCAAGGTTCTGCTTGATCTGCGCGTGGCCGGTATCGTGCCAATAAACCGCGGCGGGACTGCCCAGCACCTTGAACAAAATGTGATAGTCCGGTTCGAGCGGAAGTTCTTCGAGCGCCTCGCGATTTTCGATGCCGAGTTTCACGCCAAGTTCCTCCGCGAGCGGCAGGACGCGTTTCAACAATTCGTTCGCGCGATCAATGTAAGGCTCTTTCAACTTCTCGCGCTTCTGCATCACCTCGTCGCAAAGTTTTTGATACTTCGAACTCTCCTTTTCGCCGCGTCCCACCATCTCGATCATTTTGTCGGTGTAATCCTTCATCTCGATGCTGCCGTAGTGCATGACCACCAGCGGCGCCTTGAGCCGCGCGGCCATCTCGATGGTCTTGCGCGTGTAGCGATAGGCATTTTCGCGCTCGGCGGGTTTTTCGGCGGAGAGCCGGTAAATGTTCGGCGCGGAATGATTGACGCCGATGGGCAGCGGGCAAAAATTGTGGAGGCTGGAAATTTTTATTTCGCCGCCGTCCACGGCTTCCATGATGCCGGGCAAAAGGCTGATGCGCGTGCCGTGGCTGAGTTCGGCATGGTCGAAACCGAGATCGCGGATTTCGCGCAACATCGCGCGGCCATCGGTGTGGCGGTGAGAATTCCAGCAGCTTGAAAACGAATACATAAAAATAAAAATGCCGAATGCGGTTTTTTACTTCGACCACATTCGGCTATGAATATTCAAAGGTTATAGATCGGCGTAACGCGCCGTCAACATCGCGGAGAACCGGGCGGCTTTCATCTTGCGACGCTTGCGTTCGCTCGGCTTTTCAAAATGCCGGTGATTGCGCACGACTTTGAGCGTGCCTTCGCGGTCGATTTTTTTCTTCAACCGGCGCAGGGCCTTTTCGACTGGCTCGCCTTTTTTTAATTTAATTTCAGTCAATCAATTCACTTCCTCTCCAGAGACCTTGACACCAGTCCAATCCATGACCGCCGATGCTCTTCAGTCGAGCCGAAGAGAATATTTTGCCAGCGAAAGAGTGTCAACGGGCAAAAACAGGCGATGTGTGAAAAGATCGTCGCCATGGCCAACGAATTATTATATCTCATTTATAATAAAACAGTTACAATCCATTGTTACAACTGCGTTTTAACCCATTCTCGCGCTTCCTCGCTCGTTTTCAACTCCTCCTGAAGCTGTTTATCGCGCAACTCCGTCAATACCTCCCCCATGCGCGGCCCGGGTTGCATGCCCAGCGCTTTCAAATCTTCCCCATTCAAAAGCGGCGGAATCATCTGCGGACGATTCTCCAACTCCCGCGCCTGCTCCACCATAAAATCGTAATGATCCAACAACCGATGCGACCCCAGGCAATCCAGCTTGTGCAAATCCAGTTCCAGCGGAAACGTCTCCCGCAACAACATCCGCCGCACTGTCGCCTTGCGCATCTTCTTCACGTCCTTGAATTGCATGTGATACAAAACCGCCGTCACGATTTCGTCCGTCTGCTTCCGAGGAAATTTCAACCGCTGCAAAAGCGACTCCGCCATCTCCGCGCCGATTTTTTCGTGGCCGTAAAAATGAATGTTGCCCGTCTCCGCGTCGCGCTCGGCCGTCACCGGTTTGGCCACATCGTGCAAAAGCACCGCCCACGGCAGCGATTCCGGCGCATTCGGCGGCAACTGCGACAACATCAGCCGCACATGATTATATACCGAACCCTCGGGATGATAATTCGGCGATTGTTCGCACGCGATCATCGCGGCGATTTCCGGCAAAACTTTTTCCAGCAAACCGCTGTCGCGCAAAAGATCCAGCCCGCGCGCCGCG
The genomic region above belongs to Verrucomicrobiia bacterium and contains:
- a CDS encoding lipoate--protein ligase family protein, which codes for MTSPISNSWRLLKSGAGQAAWNMAVDGALLETAASMGQPILRFYSWSEPAATFGYFQKYDEVAQATLLRPLVRRTTGGGLVPHDADWTYSVIIPPGDPWYELKAVESYRRMHEWICAAFGQMNIITELAPDCLKCAPGQCFVGYEKFDVLWHEKKIAGAAQRRTRDGLLIQGSVQPPPIKIERADWENAMCEVAIKNEDISWDDLKLDAIIEDRSKLLLETNFSRDIYNHRR
- a CDS encoding sugar phosphate isomerase/epimerase, which encodes MYSFSSCWNSHRHTDGRAMLREIRDLGFDHAELSHGTRISLLPGIMEAVDGGEIKISSLHNFCPLPIGVNHSAPNIYRLSAEKPAERENAYRYTRKTIEMAARLKAPLVVMHYGSIEMKDYTDKMIEMVGRGEKESSKYQKLCDEVMQKREKLKEPYIDRANELLKRVLPLAEELGVKLGIENREALEELPLEPDYHILFKVLGSPAAVYWHDTGHAQIKQNLGFIDHAYHLESQRERLYGFHVHDVQFPGRDHCPPGSGTVDFAALKPMVKPEHLKVFEFGPSMSPEDAKRGIAHVKAIWGEQ
- the rpsU gene encoding 30S ribosomal protein S21, with the translated sequence MTEIKLKKGEPVEKALRRLKKKIDREGTLKVVRNHRHFEKPSERKRRKMKAARFSAMLTARYADL
- a CDS encoding CCA tRNA nucleotidyltransferase; the encoded protein is MPLRKTAVEIARRLQDAGFAAYWVGGCVRDKMLGREPHDYDIATSAAPAEVEAVFQRTIPVGRKFGVIIVLEGGHEFQVATFRAESDYHDGRHPEEVTFADAQADASRRDFTVNGLFYDPVAEKLHDWVGGEADMRVKLLRTIGLAQDRFAEDHLRLLRAVRFAAQLNFEIEAGTFAALRENAAKITTVSAERVREELLKLFRPPYAARGLDLLRDSGLLEKVLPEIAAMIACEQSPNYHPEGSVYNHVRLMLSQLPPNAPESLPWAVLLHDVAKPVTAERDAETGNIHFYGHEKIGAEMAESLLQRLKFPRKQTDEIVTAVLYHMQFKDVKKMRKATVRRMLLRETFPLELDLHKLDCLGSHRLLDHYDFMVEQARELENRPQMIPPLLNGEDLKALGMQPGPRMGEVLTELRDKQLQEELKTSEEAREWVKTQL